From the genome of Caldilineales bacterium, one region includes:
- a CDS encoding peptidoglycan bridge formation glycyltransferase FemA/FemB family protein codes for MQVGHSGQAGWDEAAWDAFVAGHPAAHPLQLAAWGRLKREFGWEDARLGLSEGGRLAAGAQVLFRRLPRLGFLPLRLAYVPKGPLLDWQDEALAGRLLAELWRFCLRRGAVALKIEPELPDDPALASLLRRLGFRPGRAVQPRTTVWVDLQPDEETILARMHQKWRYNVRLAGRKGVVVRAGGVGDLPAFGALMQATGQRNTFGVHEPAYYRRFWELFAPSGHAALFLAEHEGEPLAGLMAARLAGRAYYLYGASGNDDRNLMPNHLLQWETMRWARANGCTAYDLWGVPDEVGIDADAPIPDPATGLWGVWRFKRGFGGRVVRYAGAWDRLAAPMLAGLAGAFMR; via the coding sequence GTGCAGGTCGGGCATAGCGGGCAGGCCGGGTGGGATGAGGCTGCCTGGGATGCGTTCGTCGCCGGGCATCCTGCCGCCCACCCCCTGCAACTGGCGGCCTGGGGCCGGCTGAAGCGCGAATTTGGCTGGGAAGACGCCCGCCTGGGCCTGAGCGAGGGCGGGCGGCTGGCAGCCGGGGCGCAGGTGCTGTTCCGGCGTCTGCCCCGGCTGGGATTTCTGCCCCTGCGCCTGGCCTATGTCCCCAAAGGGCCGCTGCTCGATTGGCAGGATGAGGCGCTTGCCGGTCGGCTGCTGGCCGAATTGTGGCGCTTCTGCTTGCGTCGGGGGGCGGTGGCGCTGAAGATCGAGCCGGAACTGCCGGATGACCCCGCCCTTGCCTCTCTGCTCCGGCGGTTGGGTTTCCGCCCCGGCCGGGCTGTGCAGCCACGGACGACGGTCTGGGTCGATCTGCAGCCGGACGAGGAGACGATCCTGGCCCGGATGCACCAGAAATGGCGCTACAATGTGCGGCTGGCCGGGCGCAAGGGGGTGGTGGTGCGCGCCGGCGGGGTGGGGGACCTGCCCGCCTTCGGCGCTTTGATGCAGGCGACCGGCCAACGCAACACATTCGGCGTCCATGAACCTGCTTATTATCGTCGCTTCTGGGAGTTGTTCGCGCCTTCAGGCCATGCAGCCCTGTTTTTGGCCGAGCACGAGGGTGAGCCATTGGCGGGACTGATGGCGGCGCGGCTGGCAGGCAGGGCCTACTATCTCTATGGCGCTTCGGGCAACGACGACCGCAACCTGATGCCCAACCACCTGCTGCAATGGGAGACGATGCGCTGGGCCAGGGCCAACGGTTGCACAGCTTACGACTTGTGGGGCGTACCCGACGAGGTGGGGATCGACGCCGACGCTCCCATCCCCGACCCCGCTACAGGGTTGTGGGGGGTGTGGCGGTTCAAGCGCGGGTTTGGCGGCCGGGTGGTGCGCTATGCCGGGGCCTGGGACCGGCTGGCTGCGCCGATGTTGGCGGGCTTGGCCGGCGCCTTCATGCGGTGA